Genomic segment of Polycladomyces abyssicola:
AGCGGTTCCATGTAGATGACATCGGCCACATCCGGATCGGTCATCATCGTGGCCGGGTTGTTGTTGATCAGGATGACGCGGATGCCCTCTTCCTTCAGTGCCAAACATGCCTGCGTACCGGAATAGTCGAATTCGGCGGCCTGACCGATCACGATCGGACCGGAGCCGATCACCAGCACGCTGCGAACGGGTTTTGGGTTTGGCACTGGTTGTTCCGGATTGACTGCATCAGCCGACATGGATCGTCACCTTCCTCTTCTGCTGTACCGTCTCGATAAAACGTTGGAAGATTTCCGCAGCGTCTGACGGACCCGGATGTGCTTCAGGATGAAATTGCACACCCAGAATCGGATATTGCCGGTGGGCGATTCCCTCTACCGATCCGTCATGGATATGTCGGTGCGTCACCCGCCATTGGGCCGGGTCCAGCGATTCTTCACGCACCGCGTATCCGTGGTTTTGCGACGTGATCCACACCCGTCCTGTTTCCAGTTCCTTGACAGGATGATTGCTTCCACGATGACCGAACGACAGACGTCCTGTGTCACCGCCCATCGCCAAGGCCAGCAACTGATGGCCCAGACAAATGCCCATCGTGGGTATCCTCTGGATGAACGGCACCCACTCGGACAAGTACGGCAACAATGCTTTCGGATCGCCGGGTCCGTTGGAAAAGAGCAACCCGTCGGGCTCCATCTTGGCCACCTCCGACGGAGACAGATGAAACGGTACCACGGTCACCCGGCAGCCCAGCTCCTGCAACGACCGCAAAATGGAGGCTTTCGCCCCAAAGTCCACCAACACGATGTGGGGAGAGAAGGGTTCTCCGTCATAGGTCACGGGTTTGGCCACTGACACTTGACTCACCCAGTGCAGGGAACAGGGATCGGGCCATTCTTCCACATGCGGATTCGGCACGGGGGAGATCACCCCGCGCACGCATTTCTTCTCACGGATGATCTTCACCACCGTGCGCGTATCCACGCCGGCGATGCCGGTCACGCCGTAACGATGCAGCCATTCGCTTAACGAGGTGTCCGCCTGCTCGTATGCTTCACTCAAAATGACACCGGCGCAATGCGGGCGGACACTCTCCTCCTCCCCCGGTACGATACCGTAATTGCCCAACAGCGGATAGGTAAACGTCACGATCTGCCCCGCATAGGACGGATCGGTCAGCACCTCCTGGTAACCGGTCATTCCGGTGGTAAACACCACTTCTCCCAACACTTCCGACGGCTGCCCAATCCAAGTGCCTTCAAATACGTCCCCCGTGTCCAACACCAGATACGCTTTCACCCTTCTCCACCTCCTCCAATGCGGCTGTCAGAATATCCACTGCTTCCTCCAATTGGGTACGCTCCGTGACCAACGGCGGCAACAAACGAACCACTTGCGGTCCCGCAGGGCTCACCAGCAAACCGCGTTGACGAGCAGCCTCGATTACCTGAGCAACGGGTTGGTTCAACTCAATCCCGATCATCAGTCCCAACCCGCGCACTTCCACCACTCCCGGCCGACCCTCCAATTTTTCCTTCAAACGGGTGATCAGCCACGTGCCGTGTTCCGCCGCTCGGGACAACACATCCGATTGCTTCATCTCCGTGAGTACCGCCCTTGCAGCCGCCATCGCCAGCGGATTGCCACCAAACGTGGAAGCATGCGAACCGGGTCCGAACACGCCCGCGTATTCAGCTTTGGCCAGCATCGCCCCGACTGGCATCCCGTTGCCCAATCCCTTGGCCAACGTCATGATATCCGGTACGATGCCATAATGTTCGCAGGCAAACAGTTTACCGGTCCGTCCGATTCCGGTCTGCACTTCGTCTACCATCAGAAGCACACCCTTGTCGGCGCACAACCGGGCTAATCCCTCCACAAACGCCGGATCGGCGGGTCGGACGCCTCCTTCACCCTGCACAAGTTCCAGAAACACCCCGGCCACATCTGGGGTCAATGCCTCTTCTACAGATCCCAAGTCGTTATAAGTGGCGTAAACGAAGCCTTCCGGCAAGGGATCAAATCCTGTTTTTACCTTGTCCTGACCTGTCGCCGTCAATGTGGCCAGTGTTCGTCCGTGAAAGGATTTTCGGAACGTCAGGATGATGGGACGTTCGATTCCCCGTTTTTCACGAGCGTATTTCCGCGCCAGTTTGATGGCCGCTTCGTTGGCCTCCGCTCCGCTGTTGCAGAAAAATACCGCCCCCAGTCCGCTGGCTTGCACCAGCAAATCCGCCACCTGTTCCTGCAACGGAATGTGAAACAGGTTGGACACATGCCACAGTTGCCTCAGCTGGGCTTCCACCGCCGTCGTCACGGCCGTGTGGCAATGCCCCAGGTTACACACGCCCAATCCCGAAGTGAAATCCAGATAACGCTTGCCGTCTTCATCCAGCAGGATACTGCCGCTGCCGCTCGCCACGCGGACCGGAACCCGCGTGTAGGTCGGAAACAGAGCCACGGTTTCTCACCACTCCCTTTACAATGCTGGTGCCTGCAAACACCGCTTGTTTACCATCTTTCAACTTCTGCGGAGCGCGTCCGTCGACGATCATCACTCGTTCCACTTCACCGCCCAAGCACCGCATCCCGGCTGTCACTTTCGGGATCATACCGCCGGCGATCGTGCCGTCAGCGATCATGTCGTCGATCTGCTCAGGTGTGACGTGCCGCAGCACGCGCTTCTCCCCGTTTTCCACCTTCCAGATGCCGGGGACGTCGGTCACCAGCGCCAAGGTGTGTGCCTTCAGCGCCTGTGCAATCGCCCCCGCCGCGTGATCGGCGTTAACGTTGTAATGTTGACCGGTTGCATCCACACCCAGCGATGCGACAACGGGCAACCATCCTTGATCCAGCAGCCCCTGCAACATGATCGGATTCACCTCCGTCACGTCGCCCACATAACCAAAGGAGGGATCGCGTTGTTTCACCCGGATCAGCTCACCATCGATCCCGCTGATTCCGATCGCCCGTGCACCGGCTTGCGTGAACTGGGTAACCAAATGTTTGTTGATTACACCGGCCAATACCATCTCGACCACTTCCAATGTGTCAGCGTCCGTAACGCGCAAGCCATCAACAAAGCGGGGCGTAATTCCGGCTTTCTCCAGCCAGCGGTTGATCCAGGGACCCCCTCCGTGTACGATGACGGGCTGCCACCCCCGCTCCAAGAGAGAGACACAGGTGGAAAAAAACGATGGATGAAGCAGATCCATCAAACTGCCGCCGATTTTGATAACCATGATGTTGCGGGTAACCATGTCGCCTCTCTCCTCTCCGGTCTGTATATAAAAACACCTTTCTGTATAAATATGCAAGCCAACCAGAAAATCAGCACCCGCCCGGAGCATTTTTGTCAGCTTCGCTCTGGGACATCGGATGCCAACAGGAGACATCATGTTCTGTAACAAGCATTGATGCGCACGTACTCGTACGTCAGGTCGCATCCCCATGCGGTCGCCTCAAACTCACCTTGATGCAAGTCGACATGGAATTTCACCATGTCACGGCTCAAGACCGATTGGGCTGCTTCTTCATCGAACGTGACGGGCAAACCGTTTTTCACCACTGGAATCTCTCCGATTTTTACGTCCACTGAAGTAGGATCAATCAACGGCGCGCCGTATCCGATTGCGCAGAGAATCCGTCCCCAGTTGGGGTCGGCACCGAATACCGCTGCTTTGACCAGATTGGAGCCCACCACCGCCTTGGCCGATTGCCGTGCCGTCTCCTGCGTAGGTGCACCACTGACAGTCACCTCCACCAGCTTGGTCGCTCCTTCCCCATCCCGTGCAATCATCTGTGCCAAACGACGACATACATAAGCGAAACCAGAGCGGAACGCTGGCCAATCCGGATGATCCGGCTGAAGGGCGGTGGTGTGTGCAGCCAATCCGCTTGCCATCGCGACCACCATGTCATTGGTGCTGCAATCGCCATCGACGGTAATCATGTTGAATGTCTCATCCGTCACTTCTCTCAGCAGTCCCCTCAATACCGCCGGTTCGATCACCGCGTCCGTTGTAAGAAACGCCAGCATGGTGGCCATATTGGGATGAATCATGCCTGATCCTTTGGCGACACCGGCGATTCTCACTTCCTGACCTTCGACCGCGACGACCACTTCCACGGCTTTGGTGCAAGTGTCAGTGGTCAAGATGGCCTGGGCGAAATCGTCGTGACCGCTGTCTCTTACCTGGTCCATTTGCTCTCGCAATGCACGAAGCCCTGCTGAAATCCGGTCCATCGGCAGCAACTCGCCGATCACCCCGGTGGAAGCGACCCCCACCAAATGCTCCGAGATCCCGAACAGTTCCGCCGTTTCCCTGCGCATCCGATACGCATCCGCTTCCCCCTGCGGACCGGTGCAAGCATTGGCATTGCCGCTGTTGACCAGCATTACTTGGAGGTGATCCTCTTTTTCCAAGCTCTCGCGCGTCACTTTCAACGGCGCCGCCTGAAAGGCGTTCATCGTGTACACGGCAGCGGCGGAAGCGGGAACCTCACAGACGATCCAACCGAGATCTTTCCGTTTCCGTTTGATGCCACAGTGCAAACCTGCTGCGTAAAACCCTTTGGGCGAATGAATCCGTGGATGCTCCACCACTGAAAACGCGTCAATCGCCGTTTGTTGCAGCTGGGCCACGTCCGTTCCGCTCATCTTCTGTTTCTCCCCTTTTTCTCATCGTGTTCCGTCTCTATCACGGATACAACGGTAATCCTTCCAAGCCCGCCGTTTCCGGCCATCCCATCCGGATATTCAGATTTTGGACCGCCTGACCTGCCGCTCCTTTCATCAAATTGTCGATCACGGCGACGGCGGTGACGGTTCCCGTCCGTTCGTCCACATGCCATCCCAGATCGCAGTAGTTGCTGCCACGCACGTGCTTGGTCTGTGGCCATTCTCCTTCTGGTTTCAGCCGAACAAATGGGGTGTTTTCATAGTACGACCGATAGCAGTCAGCCACATCGTGACCGGTCACGCCCGGCTTTGCTTGGGCGTATACGTTGGTCAAGATCCCGCGGTTCATTGGTATCAGATGCGGCGTGAACAGGATTTTCACTGGCTCGCCCGATTCCGCTTCCGCAAACCGCTCCAACTCGGGTGTATGCTGATGTACTCCGATTTTGTATGGGTACAGATTTTCGTTCACTTCGCAGTACAATTTGGATTCACTTAATCCTCGTCCCGCTCCGGATACACCTGATTTGGCGTCCACCACCAGCGGAGAAGTTTGGATGAGTCCCTCTTTCAATAATGGCAAAACCGCCAGTAACGTAGCTGTCGGATAACATCCTGGGTTGGCGATCAACGTCGCTTGGGCGACTTGTTCTCCGTACCATTCACTCAACCCGTACACCGCCCGTTCCATCCATTCGACCGGCGCGGGTTCACGTTGGTACCACTGTTGATAGGTGTCAGGGTTCCCCAATCGAAAATCCCCGGAAAGATCGATGACGATCTTCCCTCTCTCCAAAAAAGTAGGCGCCCATTTGCCGCTGACGCCCGGAGGCGTGGCAAAAAAGATCACGTCCCCCACTTCCGCGATACCGTCTACATCCATTTCTTCCAAGGTGAACGTGAGGTGCGCCGCGTGTGGGTACACTTCCCCAAGCGGTTTTCCCGCCGAGGAAGATGATACCATCGCGCCGATCTCGGCATTTGGGTGCCCCTGCAACAATCGGATCAATTCGATGCCACCATAACCGGTCGATCCGATTACAACTGCTTTCACTGGATACGCTACCTCCTCGCGCGGCCGAAGTTTGTATCATTATACGGCCATATTCATATTTATTCAACCCCCTTTTTTCATTTCGACACAAAAAAAATCGCCCCTGTTTGGAGGGACGATTGCAAGACTTCTAATTGAGATTGATTTCACTGTGCCCGCAAGTGATTCGGCTCTTTGGTATAGTTGGAGTTTCGGGAGTCCGTTTTTCCTTGCGGCTGTTCCATCAGGTTTTTTCGATCCTCAGACTCTTCCGTCACACGCTTTCCACGTTGTTCGGCCAATGGTCTCACCCCCTCGTTATCATCAGGGTGCAACCCATTGACCGTCATTATACGTAACGACCGAGACTACCGGCTATCAGGTGTGTCTGATTATGTCGTCAAAAACGCCACTCGTGGGAAAATGTTTTCCCTTCTCTTTAATGACCCCATTCACCATGATTATTTCTTCCGCTTGTTTCTGGGCGGCAATGTTGACTCGGAATCAAACGGATTGCCTGATTTGGCGGCAGGATCCTTTTCCTTCAACCATGAAGGCTTGAACGGGATTTTGGCTGGTTCCTGTTCGTTTTCTTCCTGCTCTCCTGACTCTTCCTCCCCCTCCCATTCCTCCGTCTCCTGTTCTTTTTGCCGTTTGATTTCCGGATCAACCAACACATGATCCGACTTGTCCTTTTCTTCTTTATAGGACGGTGGTTCCCAATTGACCT
This window contains:
- the argB gene encoding acetylglutamate kinase, producing MVTRNIMVIKIGGSLMDLLHPSFFSTCVSLLERGWQPVIVHGGGPWINRWLEKAGITPRFVDGLRVTDADTLEVVEMVLAGVINKHLVTQFTQAGARAIGISGIDGELIRVKQRDPSFGYVGDVTEVNPIMLQGLLDQGWLPVVASLGVDATGQHYNVNADHAAGAIAQALKAHTLALVTDVPGIWKVENGEKRVLRHVTPEQIDDMIADGTIAGGMIPKVTAGMRCLGGEVERVMIVDGRAPQKLKDGKQAVFAGTSIVKGVVRNRGSVSDLHAGSGPRGERQRQYPAG
- a CDS encoding acetylornithine transaminase, with product MALFPTYTRVPVRVASGSGSILLDEDGKRYLDFTSGLGVCNLGHCHTAVTTAVEAQLRQLWHVSNLFHIPLQEQVADLLVQASGLGAVFFCNSGAEANEAAIKLARKYAREKRGIERPIILTFRKSFHGRTLATLTATGQDKVKTGFDPLPEGFVYATYNDLGSVEEALTPDVAGVFLELVQGEGGVRPADPAFVEGLARLCADKGVLLMVDEVQTGIGRTGKLFACEHYGIVPDIMTLAKGLGNGMPVGAMLAKAEYAGVFGPGSHASTFGGNPLAMAAARAVLTEMKQSDVLSRAAEHGTWLITRLKEKLEGRPGVVEVRGLGLMIGIELNQPVAQVIEAARQRGLLVSPAGPQVVRLLPPLVTERTQLEEAVDILTAALEEVEKGESVSGVGHGGRI
- the argJ gene encoding bifunctional glutamate N-acetyltransferase/amino-acid acetyltransferase ArgJ → MSGTDVAQLQQTAIDAFSVVEHPRIHSPKGFYAAGLHCGIKRKRKDLGWIVCEVPASAAAVYTMNAFQAAPLKVTRESLEKEDHLQVMLVNSGNANACTGPQGEADAYRMRRETAELFGISEHLVGVASTGVIGELLPMDRISAGLRALREQMDQVRDSGHDDFAQAILTTDTCTKAVEVVVAVEGQEVRIAGVAKGSGMIHPNMATMLAFLTTDAVIEPAVLRGLLREVTDETFNMITVDGDCSTNDMVVAMASGLAAHTTALQPDHPDWPAFRSGFAYVCRRLAQMIARDGEGATKLVEVTVSGAPTQETARQSAKAVVGSNLVKAAVFGADPNWGRILCAIGYGAPLIDPTSVDVKIGEIPVVKNGLPVTFDEEAAQSVLSRDMVKFHVDLHQGEFEATAWGCDLTYEYVRINACYRT
- the argC gene encoding N-acetyl-gamma-glutamyl-phosphate reductase; the protein is MKAVVIGSTGYGGIELIRLLQGHPNAEIGAMVSSSSAGKPLGEVYPHAAHLTFTLEEMDVDGIAEVGDVIFFATPPGVSGKWAPTFLERGKIVIDLSGDFRLGNPDTYQQWYQREPAPVEWMERAVYGLSEWYGEQVAQATLIANPGCYPTATLLAVLPLLKEGLIQTSPLVVDAKSGVSGAGRGLSESKLYCEVNENLYPYKIGVHQHTPELERFAEAESGEPVKILFTPHLIPMNRGILTNVYAQAKPGVTGHDVADCYRSYYENTPFVRLKPEGEWPQTKHVRGSNYCDLGWHVDERTGTVTAVAVIDNLMKGAAGQAVQNLNIRMGWPETAGLEGLPLYP
- a CDS encoding carbamoyl phosphate synthase small subunit; protein product: MKAYLVLDTGDVFEGTWIGQPSEVLGEVVFTTGMTGYQEVLTDPSYAGQIVTFTYPLLGNYGIVPGEEESVRPHCAGVILSEAYEQADTSLSEWLHRYGVTGIAGVDTRTVVKIIREKKCVRGVISPVPNPHVEEWPDPCSLHWVSQVSVAKPVTYDGEPFSPHIVLVDFGAKASILRSLQELGCRVTVVPFHLSPSEVAKMEPDGLLFSNGPGDPKALLPYLSEWVPFIQRIPTMGICLGHQLLALAMGGDTGRLSFGHRGSNHPVKELETGRVWITSQNHGYAVREESLDPAQWRVTHRHIHDGSVEGIAHRQYPILGVQFHPEAHPGPSDAAEIFQRFIETVQQKRKVTIHVG